One Mesorhizobium sp. B2-1-1 DNA window includes the following coding sequences:
- a CDS encoding FixH family protein, which produces MTANAQKPREFTGRHMLAIILTFFGVVIAVNLTMATLANTSWTGLVVENTYVASQQFNKEAEAGRAQAALGWTGKLTIAWGEVRYGLSDAAGKPVPLHGVKVLFRHPAYEKEDESVTLALASGQEFAAQHMPKDGVWIVEVDADAGQARPYRDVRRIMISHGGCSELLCTGR; this is translated from the coding sequence ATGACCGCCAATGCCCAAAAGCCTCGCGAATTCACCGGCAGGCACATGCTGGCCATCATTCTCACCTTTTTCGGGGTGGTCATCGCGGTCAACCTGACCATGGCCACGCTCGCCAATACGAGTTGGACCGGCCTCGTCGTCGAAAACACCTATGTGGCCAGCCAGCAATTCAACAAGGAGGCCGAGGCCGGCCGCGCCCAAGCAGCGCTCGGTTGGACCGGCAAGCTGACCATCGCATGGGGCGAAGTCCGCTACGGCCTCTCCGACGCAGCCGGCAAGCCGGTTCCTCTGCACGGCGTCAAGGTGCTGTTTCGTCATCCCGCCTACGAGAAAGAGGACGAGTCCGTCACGCTCGCGCTTGCCTCCGGCCAGGAATTCGCAGCGCAGCATATGCCGAAGGACGGTGTCTGGATCGTCGAAGTCGACGCCGATGCCGGCCAGGCACGACCCTATCGCGACGTCCGCAGGATCATGATTTCTCATGGAGGCTGCAGTGAGCTGCTGTGCACCGGGCGCTGA
- a CDS encoding c-type cytochrome: protein MLKPKVLVGLLAFSGAVSFAALKLDDAAWAQERTLTNPAATILKGEYLARAGDCIACHTAPEGKLFSGGRAMLTPFGTLYTSNITPDPETGIGQWTADEFYRMMHTGRSRDGGLIYPAMPFASYTKVTREDSDAIYAYLKSVEAVKQRNRPHDLSFPYNNRSLILGWRTLFFTEGEYQPDPSKSQEWNRGAYLVEGLGHCGMCHTPINALGGNSQSDAFKGGLIPMQNWYAPSLTSNKEAGLGDWSIKDISDLLRTGVSNRGAVYGPMAEVVYNSLQYLSDEDTRAMAVYLKSIAQDSAPDVAKPSVPPSEGSLLISLGKTVYDQRCASCHGARGEGAPPHYPPLAGNQSIQMQSAVNAIRMVLNGGYPPGTAGNPMPYGMPPFAGTLSDNEVAAVVTYVRTSWGNRGAAISPSEANQLRSATLN from the coding sequence ATGCTGAAGCCCAAAGTTCTCGTCGGCCTCCTGGCGTTTTCAGGCGCGGTTTCGTTTGCCGCCCTCAAGCTGGACGACGCCGCCTGGGCGCAAGAACGGACATTGACAAACCCGGCGGCCACTATTCTCAAAGGCGAGTATCTGGCACGTGCCGGAGATTGCATCGCCTGCCATACGGCGCCCGAAGGCAAGTTGTTTTCAGGCGGCCGCGCCATGCTCACCCCCTTCGGCACACTCTACACTTCCAACATCACACCGGATCCTGAGACCGGTATCGGCCAATGGACGGCCGACGAGTTTTACAGGATGATGCATACCGGGCGTTCACGGGATGGGGGATTGATCTATCCGGCAATGCCGTTCGCCTCCTACACCAAGGTGACCCGGGAAGACAGCGACGCGATTTACGCCTATCTCAAGTCTGTCGAAGCGGTGAAACAGCGAAACCGGCCCCATGACCTCAGTTTTCCATACAACAACCGATCACTAATCCTTGGCTGGCGTACCTTGTTCTTTACCGAAGGCGAATATCAGCCCGATCCAAGCAAGTCGCAGGAGTGGAATCGCGGCGCCTACCTCGTCGAGGGGCTCGGGCACTGCGGCATGTGCCATACGCCGATCAACGCCCTTGGAGGCAACTCTCAGTCCGACGCCTTCAAGGGCGGTCTTATCCCGATGCAGAACTGGTATGCCCCATCCCTCACCTCGAACAAGGAAGCGGGGCTCGGCGACTGGAGCATCAAGGACATTTCCGATCTGCTGCGCACCGGGGTCTCGAACAGGGGCGCGGTCTACGGGCCGATGGCCGAAGTCGTTTACAACAGCCTCCAGTATCTCAGCGACGAAGACACGCGCGCAATGGCCGTCTACTTGAAGAGCATCGCTCAGGACAGCGCCCCCGATGTCGCTAAACCTTCCGTGCCGCCGAGCGAAGGAAGCCTGCTGATAAGCCTTGGCAAAACGGTGTACGATCAACGATGCGCAAGCTGCCACGGCGCGCGAGGCGAAGGGGCTCCGCCACATTACCCGCCATTGGCCGGCAACCAGTCCATCCAGATGCAGTCGGCGGTGAACGCGATCCGGATGGTACTGAATGGCGGTTATCCTCCCGGCACCGCCGGCAATCCGATGCCGTATGGCATGCCTCCGTTTGCCGGCACTTTGTCAGACAACGAGGTGGCGGCGGTAGTCACTTATGTCCGCACCTCGTGGGGCAATCGGGGAGCAGCGATCAGCCCGTCGGAAGCAAACCAGCTGCGCTCTGCGACATTGAATTGA
- a CDS encoding cytochrome C oxidase subunit II — MTEDPVDHAGAAIRAEKNWAIIAVLIIAFLAGMAAFAGIHQATMPQARVETADPTTLHISGEFVESNLGSAIEPDGSVTVRAIGQQYSFAPQCILVPTDTTITIRATSADVIHGLLIQGTNVNTMLVPGYISVQNARFRKPGEYLMPCQEYCSFGHEGMWGKVKVIDKAEFMTMATKQERVSCVK; from the coding sequence ATGACCGAGGATCCTGTTGACCATGCCGGGGCTGCGATTCGCGCCGAGAAAAACTGGGCAATAATCGCGGTCTTGATCATCGCCTTCCTCGCCGGCATGGCGGCCTTCGCCGGCATCCATCAGGCGACGATGCCGCAGGCGCGGGTGGAGACCGCTGATCCAACCACGCTTCACATTTCGGGTGAGTTCGTCGAATCCAACCTTGGTAGCGCCATCGAGCCTGACGGTTCAGTAACTGTCCGGGCAATCGGGCAACAATACTCCTTCGCGCCACAGTGCATTCTCGTCCCGACTGACACGACGATAACCATCCGCGCCACCAGTGCAGATGTCATCCACGGCCTTCTTATTCAGGGGACGAACGTCAACACCATGCTCGTCCCCGGCTACATTTCCGTGCAGAACGCCCGCTTCCGCAAGCCGGGCGAGTACCTGATGCCATGCCAGGAATATTGCAGCTTCGGGCACGAAGGAATGTGGGGGAAAGTCAAGGTCATTGACAAAGCCGAGTTCATGACCATGGCAACCAAGCAAGAGAGGGTGAGCTGTGTTAAATAG
- the nirK gene encoding copper-containing nitrite reductase encodes MITRREALFGAAFGAAAVAALPALSATVTKAEVRGLPREKIMLVAPPFVHSHDQIAKGGPKIVEFTMTIEEKPIVIDADGTKLNAMTYNGSIPGPLMVVHQDDYLELTLINPETNSLAHNIDFHAATGALGGGELTLINPGEQVTLRFKATRTGTFIYHCAPGGAMIPWHVVSGMNGAVMVLPRDGLRNDKGEPVKYDKIFYVGESDFYIPRDEKGNFKSYESAGDAYDDTVKVMRGLIPTHVVFNGKVGSLTGDNAMKSKVGETVLIVHSQANRDTRPHLIGGHGDYVWEQGKFANPPAKDLETWFIRGGSAGSALYTFLQPGVYAYVNHNLIEAVELGATAHFKVEGDWNDDLMTQVEAPKPVAMN; translated from the coding sequence ATGATTACGCGACGCGAAGCCCTCTTCGGAGCAGCGTTTGGCGCTGCCGCCGTTGCGGCGCTGCCCGCATTGTCGGCAACGGTTACAAAGGCAGAGGTGCGGGGGCTGCCCCGCGAAAAGATCATGCTCGTTGCGCCGCCTTTTGTGCATTCGCATGACCAGATTGCCAAGGGCGGACCGAAGATCGTCGAGTTCACCATGACAATCGAAGAAAAGCCGATCGTCATTGATGCCGACGGCACAAAGCTCAACGCGATGACCTACAACGGCTCGATCCCCGGCCCGCTGATGGTCGTGCACCAGGACGACTACCTCGAGCTGACGCTCATCAATCCTGAAACCAATTCGCTTGCCCACAACATCGACTTCCACGCCGCAACCGGCGCTCTGGGTGGCGGCGAGCTCACGCTGATCAACCCCGGCGAACAGGTGACCCTGCGCTTCAAGGCGACGCGGACGGGAACGTTTATCTATCACTGCGCCCCTGGCGGCGCGATGATCCCCTGGCATGTCGTGTCTGGGATGAACGGCGCGGTCATGGTGCTGCCGCGCGACGGCTTGAGGAACGACAAGGGCGAACCGGTCAAGTACGACAAGATCTTCTACGTGGGCGAGAGTGACTTCTATATCCCGCGCGACGAGAAGGGCAACTTCAAGAGCTACGAATCCGCCGGCGACGCCTACGATGACACCGTCAAGGTGATGCGCGGGCTCATTCCCACGCATGTGGTGTTCAACGGCAAGGTCGGATCGCTCACCGGCGACAACGCCATGAAGTCGAAGGTCGGCGAAACCGTGCTGATCGTCCACTCACAGGCCAACCGCGATACGCGGCCGCATCTGATCGGCGGCCATGGCGATTACGTCTGGGAACAGGGTAAATTCGCCAACCCGCCGGCCAAGGATCTGGAAACCTGGTTCATTCGTGGTGGTTCCGCGGGCTCGGCGCTCTACACCTTCCTGCAGCCGGGCGTCTACGCCTACGTCAATCACAATCTGATCGAGGCCGTGGAGCTCGGAGCGACCGCTCACTTCAAGGTCGAGGGCGATTGGAACGACGACCTCATGACGCAGGTGGAAGCGCCCAAACCCGTCGCCATGAACTGA
- the ccoP gene encoding cytochrome-c oxidase, cbb3-type subunit III, giving the protein MSDEHIDEISGVSTTGHEWDGIRELNNPLPRWWVTTFYVTIVWAIGYTIAYPAWPLLHSATTGVLGYSSRNDVKNELAAAEAAKGKYVAAVESKSISEIAADDVLREFAVAAGGAAFKVNCTQCHGSGAQGSKGFPNLNDDDWLWGGKAEQIQQTITHGIRFASDPDTRLSEMPAFGDIITADQISQVSAYVASLSGKVRDATLIQLGAKVFAENCVACHGDNAKGNRELGAPDLTDAIWLYGSGETAIADQVRAPKQGVMPAWGARLGETKVKELAVYIHSLGGGE; this is encoded by the coding sequence ATGAGCGACGAGCACATCGATGAAATCTCTGGCGTCTCAACCACCGGTCACGAATGGGACGGCATCAGGGAGCTGAACAACCCGCTTCCGCGCTGGTGGGTCACAACGTTCTACGTCACCATCGTGTGGGCGATCGGCTACACCATCGCCTATCCGGCATGGCCGCTGCTGCACTCGGCGACAACGGGTGTTCTCGGCTATTCGAGCCGCAATGACGTCAAGAACGAGCTGGCGGCGGCGGAAGCAGCGAAGGGCAAGTACGTCGCGGCGGTGGAGTCGAAAAGCATCTCCGAAATCGCCGCGGACGATGTCTTGCGGGAATTCGCGGTCGCGGCCGGCGGCGCCGCATTCAAGGTTAACTGCACGCAGTGCCACGGCTCCGGCGCCCAGGGTTCCAAGGGCTTTCCCAACCTCAACGACGACGACTGGCTGTGGGGCGGCAAGGCCGAGCAGATCCAGCAGACGATCACGCACGGCATCCGCTTCGCTTCAGATCCGGACACGCGCCTGTCGGAAATGCCGGCCTTCGGCGACATCATCACCGCCGACCAGATCTCCCAGGTCAGCGCCTACGTCGCCAGCCTGTCCGGCAAGGTCCGCGATGCAACTCTTATTCAACTCGGCGCCAAGGTCTTCGCCGAAAACTGCGTCGCTTGTCACGGCGACAATGCGAAAGGCAACAGGGAGCTCGGCGCGCCCGACCTGACCGACGCGATCTGGCTCTACGGGTCGGGCGAAACGGCAATCGCCGACCAGGTTCGCGCACCGAAGCAGGGCGTGATGCCAGCGTGGGGCGCGCGTCTCGGCGAGACCAAGGTCAAGGAGTTGGCGGTCTACATCCATTCGCTCGGCGGCGGGGAATAG
- a CDS encoding cbb3-type cytochrome c oxidase subunit 3: MDYNLMREFADSWGLVAMALFFVGAIVFALRPGSRKLADEAARIPLEDE, translated from the coding sequence ATGGATTACAATTTGATGCGGGAGTTTGCTGACAGCTGGGGTCTGGTCGCCATGGCACTCTTCTTTGTCGGAGCAATTGTCTTTGCCCTGCGCCCTGGCAGCCGCAAGCTGGCCGACGAAGCTGCCCGGATTCCCCTTGAGGACGAGTGA
- the ccoS gene encoding cbb3-type cytochrome oxidase assembly protein CcoS — MTTLTYLIPVALFLGALGLGGFLWALKTGQYEDLDGAAERILIDTEDKSGR, encoded by the coding sequence ATGACCACACTGACCTACCTCATACCTGTCGCGCTGTTTCTTGGAGCGCTTGGCCTGGGGGGCTTCCTGTGGGCTTTGAAAACTGGCCAGTACGAAGATCTCGACGGAGCCGCCGAACGGATTCTGATCGATACGGAAGATAAAAGCGGCCGCTGA
- a CDS encoding DUF982 domain-containing protein has product MTYMVSSVEAAAEHLLQWSKRGPKWKQAVRACWAALAGQATPQEGSRVLQAGCYRGGEIPRCPIRGLTEQGRPAAGGTDNGPQAAASSGNRTLCKSNLYGAEWFRMELPVQAG; this is encoded by the coding sequence ATGACGTACATGGTCAGCAGCGTAGAGGCTGCCGCCGAGCATCTCCTTCAGTGGAGTAAGCGTGGCCCTAAGTGGAAACAAGCGGTGCGCGCTTGCTGGGCCGCTCTGGCTGGCCAAGCGACACCTCAGGAAGGCTCGAGAGTGCTTCAAGCTGGCTGCTATCGAGGAGGGGAAATTCCGAGGTGCCCCATTAGGGGGCTGACTGAGCAAGGAAGGCCCGCTGCCGGAGGGACGGACAACGGGCCTCAAGCGGCTGCATCCTCGGGGAATCGAACACTCTGCAAAAGCAACCTGTACGGCGCAGAATGGTTCCGCATGGAGTTGCCGGTTCAAGCGGGTTAG
- a CDS encoding c-type cytochrome, with product MSNPIPLAVVASLLLTSVSALSQDNPPNNAPDTMEARVQACTICHGDKGKGTSDVYFPRLAGKPSGYLYNQLLAFRAGRRHYPPMNYLLEFLPQSYLKKMADYFADQRPALPVAAPPDVSQDALMHGKELVTHGDSARSIPACASCHGPSLTGMEPAIPGLLGLRPAYVSAQLGAWRYGTRTATAPDCMQVVAGHLTEDDVRSVAAWLSSLPAPPNAAPAPKGTFTLPFDCGSQPN from the coding sequence ATGAGCAACCCAATTCCGCTCGCTGTTGTTGCGTCTCTGTTGCTCACCTCCGTCTCCGCACTTTCGCAAGACAATCCGCCAAACAACGCTCCAGACACAATGGAAGCTCGCGTGCAGGCCTGCACCATTTGTCATGGCGACAAAGGCAAGGGCACCAGCGACGTCTATTTCCCGCGACTGGCGGGCAAGCCATCCGGATATCTCTATAATCAGTTGCTCGCGTTCAGAGCGGGACGGCGCCATTATCCGCCGATGAACTACTTGCTCGAATTCCTGCCGCAGTCCTATCTCAAGAAGATGGCGGACTATTTTGCCGACCAACGGCCGGCCTTGCCTGTTGCCGCGCCCCCCGACGTCTCGCAAGACGCTTTGATGCATGGCAAGGAACTGGTGACACATGGTGACTCAGCGCGCTCCATACCTGCGTGCGCGAGCTGTCACGGCCCTTCGCTTACGGGCATGGAGCCTGCAATTCCCGGCCTTCTTGGTCTGCGCCCAGCCTATGTAAGCGCTCAGCTCGGCGCCTGGCGCTACGGGACCCGGACGGCGACTGCTCCTGATTGCATGCAAGTCGTGGCAGGGCACCTTACGGAAGATGATGTGAGATCCGTGGCGGCGTGGCTGTCTTCCCTGCCGGCCCCGCCGAATGCCGCGCCAGCCCCGAAAGGCACCTTCACATTGCCCTTCGATTGTGGAAGCCAGCCGAACTGA
- the ccoG gene encoding cytochrome c oxidase accessory protein CcoG, producing the protein MLDKTQIERLEAEAVNSAKTRQPLYAARKKIFPKRASGNFRRFKWLVMAITLGIYYLTPWLRWDRGPFAPDQAVLLDLANRRFYFFFVEIWPQEFYYVAGLLVMAGVGLFLITSTVGRAWCGYACPQTVWVDLFLVIERAIEGDRNARMKLDDGPWTARKLMLRVSKHAVWLVIGAATGGAWIFYFADAPTLVGELFTGTAAPVAYITIAVLTATTYTFGGLMREQVCTYMCPWPRIQAAMLDENSLTVTYNDWRGEPRSRHAKKVQAAGQSVGDCVDCNACVAVCPMGIDIRDGQQLECITCALCIDACDGVMDKLGKERGLISYATLSDYNANMMLATAGGSSSINPSLVRTAVGTFSDQVAHFHIRKIFRPRTYVYMGLWSLIGLGLLYSLLTRNRLELNVLHDRNPQFVTLSDGSIRNGYTVKLLNMIPEPRTIAVTMQGLEGADMVVVGDDIPAGRSFAVPVEPDRLKTLKVFVRQPADQIHAPAQTFKLRVEDKASFESNEYTATFNAPEAAK; encoded by the coding sequence GTGCTGGACAAGACGCAGATAGAACGGCTGGAAGCCGAGGCGGTCAATTCCGCCAAGACCCGTCAGCCCCTTTACGCTGCGCGCAAGAAAATTTTCCCAAAGCGCGCCTCAGGCAACTTTCGCCGCTTCAAATGGCTGGTGATGGCGATCACGCTTGGCATCTACTACCTGACGCCGTGGCTGCGTTGGGACCGCGGTCCATTTGCCCCGGACCAGGCCGTGCTGCTCGATCTCGCCAATCGGCGCTTTTACTTTTTCTTTGTCGAGATATGGCCCCAGGAATTCTACTATGTGGCCGGCCTTCTTGTCATGGCCGGCGTTGGACTTTTCCTGATTACCTCGACTGTCGGCCGTGCCTGGTGCGGCTATGCATGTCCGCAGACCGTATGGGTCGATCTGTTCCTTGTCATCGAACGTGCGATCGAGGGGGACCGCAACGCCCGCATGAAACTTGACGATGGTCCCTGGACCGCCCGCAAGCTGATGCTGCGCGTATCGAAGCACGCCGTCTGGCTGGTCATCGGTGCGGCGACCGGCGGCGCCTGGATTTTCTATTTCGCTGATGCACCGACACTTGTGGGCGAGCTTTTCACCGGTACCGCCGCGCCTGTCGCCTACATCACCATCGCCGTGTTGACGGCGACCACCTACACGTTCGGCGGCCTGATGCGCGAACAGGTCTGCACCTATATGTGCCCATGGCCGCGCATCCAGGCAGCCATGCTCGACGAGAATTCGCTCACCGTCACCTACAATGACTGGCGCGGCGAACCGCGCTCGCGTCACGCCAAGAAGGTGCAAGCCGCAGGGCAGTCCGTCGGCGACTGCGTCGACTGCAATGCCTGCGTTGCGGTATGCCCAATGGGGATCGACATTCGCGACGGCCAGCAGCTCGAATGCATTACCTGCGCGCTGTGTATCGACGCCTGTGACGGCGTCATGGACAAGCTCGGCAAGGAGCGCGGGCTGATCTCCTACGCGACGCTCTCCGACTACAACGCCAACATGATGCTGGCGACCGCAGGCGGCTCCAGTTCAATCAATCCGTCGCTGGTCAGGACTGCCGTCGGCACCTTCTCCGATCAGGTGGCGCATTTTCACATTCGCAAGATCTTCCGGCCGCGCACCTACGTCTACATGGGCCTGTGGTCGCTGATCGGGCTGGGCCTGCTCTATTCGCTGCTGACGCGCAATCGGCTTGAGCTGAACGTGCTGCATGACCGCAATCCGCAATTCGTCACGCTATCCGATGGTTCCATCCGCAACGGCTATACCGTCAAGCTGCTCAACATGATCCCTGAGCCAAGGACCATCGCCGTCACCATGCAGGGCCTGGAGGGTGCCGACATGGTCGTCGTCGGCGACGACATCCCGGCCGGCCGGTCTTTCGCCGTCCCGGTCGAACCCGACCGCCTGAAAACGTTGAAGGTCTTCGTTCGCCAGCCGGCGGACCAGATCCACGCCCCGGCCCAGACCTTCAAGCTCCGTGTCGAGGACAAGGCGAGCTTCGAGTCGAACGAGTACACCGCCACATTCAACGCGCCAGAGGCCGCCAAATGA
- a CDS encoding cation-translocating P-type ATPase: MSCCAPGAEMALDLNGATSVLPSSQEIRLASRSLGDDLRQTDLSVPTVHCAACIQTIEAALGRLDHVESARVNLSTKRVAVRWRGDEVPPFVAALGRLGYEAHLFAPEIDDKDKTLAELIRAVAVAGFAAGNIMLLSVSVWSGAEGATRDLFHWVSALIAIPALAFAGGIFFRSAWNALRHGRMNMDVPIAVGVSLAYAMSLYETVNHGDHAYFDASVSLLFFLLIGRTLDHVMRERARTAVKGLSQLAARGAMVLRGDGARDYLPVGEIEPGMRLLIAAGERIPVDGKIIQGTSDFDCSLASGESTPKNVAPGEAVQAGVLNLTGPLMIQATAAAKDSFLAEMVRLMEAAEGGRARYRRVADRVSALYAPVVHLTAFLTFLGWMAGTGDWHRAVTIAIAVLIITCPCALGLAVPIVQVVAARRLFENGIMVKDGSAMERLATIDTTVFDKTGTLTLGRPRLVNASSIDPGMLAIAADLAAHSRHPFSKAIAGFAISSRQHKFDAVTEQPGFGIEATDAGTIWRLGRRGWAGWKARTGGEGKYGYGGTVLTKNGMIAASFVFEDALRAHARAAVQRLDDAGVSVEMLSGDTAKACAEVADVLGVDNFVPCLLPSGKVERIESLARDGHKVLMVGDGLNDTPALSAAHVSIAPASAADIGRNAADFVFLRESLLAVPLALDISRKAGSLIRQNIAIAIVYNAVAVPIAILGHVTPLIAAIAMSASSLLVIGNALRLRSSKPISPASDIRHDRLSNSNERVGP; this comes from the coding sequence GTGAGCTGCTGTGCACCGGGCGCTGAAATGGCGCTAGATCTGAACGGCGCCACATCGGTCCTGCCATCCAGCCAGGAGATCAGGTTGGCGAGCCGATCGCTTGGCGACGATCTTCGGCAGACCGACCTTTCAGTGCCGACGGTTCATTGCGCCGCCTGCATCCAGACGATCGAAGCGGCACTTGGAAGGCTCGATCACGTCGAAAGCGCGCGCGTCAACCTGTCGACGAAACGGGTCGCGGTCCGGTGGCGTGGAGACGAGGTGCCACCCTTCGTCGCCGCGCTTGGCAGGCTGGGCTACGAGGCGCATCTGTTCGCACCCGAGATCGACGACAAGGACAAGACGCTTGCCGAACTGATCCGCGCAGTCGCTGTTGCCGGCTTTGCGGCGGGCAACATCATGCTGCTTTCGGTTTCGGTCTGGTCCGGCGCCGAAGGTGCTACCCGCGACCTGTTTCACTGGGTCTCGGCGTTGATCGCCATTCCTGCCCTCGCCTTTGCCGGCGGCATCTTCTTCCGTTCGGCCTGGAATGCTCTGCGCCATGGTCGCATGAACATGGACGTGCCCATCGCGGTCGGTGTTTCGCTCGCCTACGCCATGAGCCTCTATGAGACGGTCAATCATGGCGACCACGCCTATTTCGACGCGTCGGTATCGCTGCTGTTCTTCCTTTTGATCGGACGCACGCTGGATCATGTGATGCGGGAGCGTGCCCGGACTGCCGTGAAAGGCCTGTCTCAGCTGGCCGCGCGTGGCGCCATGGTGCTGCGCGGCGACGGCGCGCGCGACTATTTGCCGGTCGGCGAGATCGAACCAGGCATGCGATTGTTGATCGCAGCCGGCGAGAGGATCCCCGTCGACGGCAAGATCATCCAGGGAACGTCGGATTTCGACTGCTCGCTGGCCTCGGGCGAAAGCACGCCGAAAAACGTGGCGCCGGGCGAAGCAGTACAGGCCGGCGTGCTCAATCTTACCGGCCCGCTGATGATTCAGGCGACAGCCGCCGCAAAGGATTCGTTCCTGGCGGAAATGGTCCGGCTGATGGAGGCCGCCGAGGGCGGTCGCGCGCGCTATCGCCGCGTCGCCGATCGCGTCTCGGCGCTCTACGCCCCGGTGGTTCATCTCACCGCCTTCTTGACATTCCTGGGCTGGATGGCGGGGACCGGCGACTGGCACCGGGCCGTGACGATCGCCATCGCGGTTCTCATCATCACATGTCCATGCGCGCTCGGCCTCGCCGTGCCGATCGTTCAGGTGGTCGCAGCACGACGCCTGTTCGAGAACGGCATCATGGTCAAGGATGGTTCGGCCATGGAACGCCTGGCGACAATCGACACGACGGTGTTCGACAAGACCGGCACGTTGACCCTTGGCCGGCCCCGGCTGGTCAACGCTTCGTCGATCGATCCAGGCATGCTGGCGATCGCAGCCGACTTGGCCGCACATTCCCGTCATCCATTTTCAAAGGCCATAGCCGGCTTTGCCATTTCGAGCCGGCAGCACAAATTCGATGCGGTGACCGAGCAACCAGGTTTCGGGATCGAAGCCACCGACGCCGGAACCATCTGGCGTTTGGGTCGACGCGGATGGGCCGGCTGGAAGGCTCGCACTGGCGGCGAAGGCAAATACGGCTACGGCGGAACGGTGCTGACGAAAAATGGCATGATTGCCGCATCCTTCGTTTTCGAGGATGCGCTGCGCGCCCACGCCAGAGCGGCCGTCCAACGGTTGGACGATGCCGGGGTATCGGTGGAAATGCTGTCGGGCGATACCGCTAAAGCCTGCGCCGAGGTTGCGGACGTGCTGGGTGTCGATAACTTCGTTCCCTGCCTGCTGCCGTCCGGCAAGGTCGAACGCATCGAGAGTCTGGCGAGAGATGGGCACAAGGTTCTGATGGTTGGCGACGGGCTCAACGATACGCCGGCGCTGAGCGCGGCCCATGTCTCGATCGCACCGGCCAGCGCCGCCGATATCGGCCGGAATGCAGCGGATTTCGTTTTCCTGCGCGAAAGTCTTCTGGCCGTGCCTCTCGCGCTGGACATCTCGCGGAAGGCAGGAAGCCTGATCCGGCAAAACATCGCCATCGCGATCGTCTATAATGCGGTCGCGGTACCGATCGCCATCCTTGGCCACGTTACGCCCTTGATAGCGGCGATCGCCATGTCCGCCTCATCGCTGCTTGTCATCGGCAATGCGCTGCGACTGCGATCGTCGAAACCAATCTCACCGGCCAGCGATATTCGCCACGATAGGCTGTCCAACTCCAACGAACGGGTCGGACCGTAA
- a CDS encoding SUMF1/EgtB/PvdO family nonheme iron enzyme — translation MSAFILKLVPMAVVAAAVAVGLSIQAADGQRQPHAIATTVSLFPGSITYPMPGEFLKNGRPQTNPKVEQQLNGPLEIMTYQVSAADYTDCVSAGACRPAEETRSIPHDAPATTVSYLDAVAYARWYSEATGDQWRLPTDEEWAFAAAERFAGEFEGVENDANNPARRWLTSYQAELDLNRKPDPLPRSRGSFGVNSRGLADFSGNVWEWTSTCYVRTTLAEDGSGVVSAVDNCGVHVLEGLHRAYMSNFVSDGKSGGCAVGLPPDNLGFRLVRGHRGWANRFLSYLGIT, via the coding sequence ATGTCGGCTTTCATCCTGAAGCTCGTGCCAATGGCCGTGGTGGCCGCAGCGGTAGCGGTAGGACTCTCGATACAGGCCGCCGATGGCCAGCGACAGCCCCACGCCATTGCCACAACGGTTAGCCTGTTCCCCGGTTCGATCACCTATCCGATGCCCGGCGAGTTCCTGAAGAACGGACGACCGCAAACCAATCCCAAGGTCGAGCAGCAACTCAACGGTCCGCTTGAGATCATGACTTATCAGGTCAGCGCAGCCGACTATACGGATTGCGTGTCGGCTGGGGCCTGTCGGCCGGCGGAGGAGACCCGCTCAATCCCGCATGACGCACCCGCAACGACAGTGAGCTATCTCGACGCCGTTGCCTACGCCCGGTGGTATTCAGAAGCAACAGGTGACCAATGGCGGCTGCCCACCGACGAGGAATGGGCATTTGCGGCAGCTGAGCGGTTTGCAGGCGAATTCGAAGGTGTCGAAAACGATGCCAACAACCCTGCCAGGCGTTGGCTCACCAGCTACCAGGCAGAGCTTGACCTCAATCGCAAACCGGACCCGTTGCCCAGGAGCCGGGGTTCCTTTGGTGTGAATTCGCGTGGCTTGGCCGACTTTTCCGGCAACGTGTGGGAGTGGACTTCGACCTGTTATGTCCGCACGACGCTGGCCGAAGACGGAAGCGGGGTTGTGAGCGCGGTCGACAATTGTGGCGTCCATGTCCTTGAAGGCCTTCACAGAGCCTATATGTCGAATTTCGTAAGTGACGGAAAAAGCGGAGGCTGCGCCGTCGGCTTGCCCCCCGACAATCTGGGATTCAGACTGGTGCGAGGGCATCGTGGATGGGCCAACCGTTTCCTTAGCTATCTCGGCATTACCTGA